A genome region from Hevea brasiliensis isolate MT/VB/25A 57/8 chromosome 9, ASM3005281v1, whole genome shotgun sequence includes the following:
- the LOC110671398 gene encoding aspartate aminotransferase, mitochondrial isoform X2 has protein sequence MAFTTAMACRLIGRKSVIGARSMSSWWRNVEPAPKDPILGVTEAFLADPSPDKVNVGVGAYRDDNGKPVVLECVREAERRIAGKLNMEYLPMGGSVKMVEETLKLAYGENSEFIKDKRIAAVQSLSGTGACRLFADFQKRFSPDSQIYIPVPTWANHHNIWRDAQVPQRTYHYYHPESRGLNFAALMDDIKNAPNGSFILLHACAHNPTGVDPSEEEWREISHLFKVKNHFAFFDMAYQGFASGDPERDAKSIRIFLEDGHHIGIAQSYAKNMGLYGQRVGCLSVLCENEKQAVAVKSQLQQLARPMYSNPPVHGALIVSTILGDPDLKKLWLKEVKVMADRIISMRASLRENLEKLGSPLSWKHITKQIGMFCYSGMTPEQVDRLTKEYHIYMTRNGRISMAGITTGNVGYLANAIHEVTKSA, from the exons ATGGCATTTACAACAGCAATGGCTTGCCGGTTAATTGGCCGGAAGTCTGTGATCGGAGCGAGATCCATGAGTTCTTGGTGGCGGAACGTTGAGCCCGCTCCCAAAGATCCGATTCTCGGCGTAACCGAGGCTTTTCTCGCCGACCCCAGTCCTGACAAAGTCAATGTTGGAGTT GGTGCTTACCGGGATGATAATGGAAAGCCTGTTGTTTTGGAATGCGTTAGAGAAGCGGAGCGGAGGATTGCTGGAAAATTAAACAT GGAGTATCTTCCAATGGGAGGGAGTGTGAAAATGGTAGAAGAAACATTGAAATTGGCCTATGGAGAGAACTCTGAGTTCATTAAAGATAAACGGATAGCAGCAGTGCAATCTCTCTCTGGGACTGGTGCATGTAGACTTTTTGCAGATTTTCAAAAGCGATTTTCTCCAGATTCCCAAATCTATATACCAGTCCCAACATGGGCTAA TCACCACAATATCTGGAGAGATGCTCAGGTCCCTCAAAGAACCTATCATTACTATCATCCAGAATCCAGAGGCTTAAATTTTGCAGCATTGATGGATGACATCAAG AATGCTCCAAATGGCTCATTCATTCTACTTCATGCTTGTGCTCATAATCCTACTGGGGTTGATCCATCAGAGGAAGAATGGAGAGAGATATCTCACCTATTCAAG GTTAAAAATCATTTTGCCTTCTTTGATATGGCATATCAAGGCTTTGCCAGCGGTGATCCAGAGAGAGATGCAAAGTCTATCAGGATTTTTCTTGAGGATGGTCATCATATTGGCATTGCTCAATCATATGCAAAAAATATGGGGCTCTACGGCCAGAGAGTAGGATGCCTCAG TGTGCTTTGTGAAAATGAGAAACAAGCAGTGGCAGTAAAAAGTCAGTTGCAGCAACTTGCAAGACCCATGTACAGCAATCCACCTGTTCATGGTGCACTTATAGTTTCAACTATCCTTGGAGATCCAGACTTGAAGAAGTTATGGCTGAAGGAAGTTAAG gTAATGGCTGATCGCATCATTTCCATGCGTGCATCTTTGCGAGAAAACCTTGAAAAGTTGGGGTCACCATTGTCATGGAAGCACATTACTAAGCAG ATTGGAATGTTTTGCTATAGCGGGATGACACCAGAACAAGTTGATCGTTTGACAAAAGAATATCATATCTATATGACCCGTAATGGTCGAATCAG TATGGCCGGCATTACTACAGGCAATGTGGGATATTTGGCAAATGCTATTCATGAGGTCACAAAATCAGCTTAG
- the LOC110671398 gene encoding aspartate aminotransferase, mitochondrial isoform X1, translated as MAFTTAMACRLIGRKSVIGARSMSSWWRNVEPAPKDPILGVTEAFLADPSPDKVNVGVGAYRDDNGKPVVLECVREAERRIAGKLNMEYLPMGGSVKMVEETLKLAYGENSEFIKDKRIAAVQSLSGTGACRLFADFQKRFSPDSQIYIPVPTWANHHNIWRDAQVPQRTYHYYHPESRGLNFAALMDDIKNAPNGSFILLHACAHNPTGVDPSEEEWREISHLFKFQVKNHFAFFDMAYQGFASGDPERDAKSIRIFLEDGHHIGIAQSYAKNMGLYGQRVGCLSVLCENEKQAVAVKSQLQQLARPMYSNPPVHGALIVSTILGDPDLKKLWLKEVKVMADRIISMRASLRENLEKLGSPLSWKHITKQIGMFCYSGMTPEQVDRLTKEYHIYMTRNGRISMAGITTGNVGYLANAIHEVTKSA; from the exons ATGGCATTTACAACAGCAATGGCTTGCCGGTTAATTGGCCGGAAGTCTGTGATCGGAGCGAGATCCATGAGTTCTTGGTGGCGGAACGTTGAGCCCGCTCCCAAAGATCCGATTCTCGGCGTAACCGAGGCTTTTCTCGCCGACCCCAGTCCTGACAAAGTCAATGTTGGAGTT GGTGCTTACCGGGATGATAATGGAAAGCCTGTTGTTTTGGAATGCGTTAGAGAAGCGGAGCGGAGGATTGCTGGAAAATTAAACAT GGAGTATCTTCCAATGGGAGGGAGTGTGAAAATGGTAGAAGAAACATTGAAATTGGCCTATGGAGAGAACTCTGAGTTCATTAAAGATAAACGGATAGCAGCAGTGCAATCTCTCTCTGGGACTGGTGCATGTAGACTTTTTGCAGATTTTCAAAAGCGATTTTCTCCAGATTCCCAAATCTATATACCAGTCCCAACATGGGCTAA TCACCACAATATCTGGAGAGATGCTCAGGTCCCTCAAAGAACCTATCATTACTATCATCCAGAATCCAGAGGCTTAAATTTTGCAGCATTGATGGATGACATCAAG AATGCTCCAAATGGCTCATTCATTCTACTTCATGCTTGTGCTCATAATCCTACTGGGGTTGATCCATCAGAGGAAGAATGGAGAGAGATATCTCACCTATTCAAG TTTCAGGTTAAAAATCATTTTGCCTTCTTTGATATGGCATATCAAGGCTTTGCCAGCGGTGATCCAGAGAGAGATGCAAAGTCTATCAGGATTTTTCTTGAGGATGGTCATCATATTGGCATTGCTCAATCATATGCAAAAAATATGGGGCTCTACGGCCAGAGAGTAGGATGCCTCAG TGTGCTTTGTGAAAATGAGAAACAAGCAGTGGCAGTAAAAAGTCAGTTGCAGCAACTTGCAAGACCCATGTACAGCAATCCACCTGTTCATGGTGCACTTATAGTTTCAACTATCCTTGGAGATCCAGACTTGAAGAAGTTATGGCTGAAGGAAGTTAAG gTAATGGCTGATCGCATCATTTCCATGCGTGCATCTTTGCGAGAAAACCTTGAAAAGTTGGGGTCACCATTGTCATGGAAGCACATTACTAAGCAG ATTGGAATGTTTTGCTATAGCGGGATGACACCAGAACAAGTTGATCGTTTGACAAAAGAATATCATATCTATATGACCCGTAATGGTCGAATCAG TATGGCCGGCATTACTACAGGCAATGTGGGATATTTGGCAAATGCTATTCATGAGGTCACAAAATCAGCTTAG